The following proteins come from a genomic window of Brevibacillus antibioticus:
- a CDS encoding AAA family ATPase — translation MLIEYKKSPSFSPPSSPHSQLYLIHDNWNDWREWHTLYTLAYVDKEGTVHYIGGVKIGRFGMSPTINYGRPEIPESFDSLGENFFSLGQDDSYYDNLNNICGEEIRMKVFQALNDIAFYPTLFEKALNERVTMDSLLRGITLTTVMGQFRHMANGGARLTRYRFKYIEPSFEGETPLELDFLVEPESNPPTNIHILIGRNGVGKTRLLTNMINSIITPKPEVYGEFTSKNMYHENIFSNLVAVSFSAFDKTEPLDEQSNKDKGIQYSYVGLKRPKTNGDTYIASPKSPEELQRELITSLMECRVGAKKNRWLNAIEMLETDPVFKEYEFSSLMQMDEPVFKKTAPVLFRKLSSGHAIVLLTITKLVDKVEDRSLVVLDEPEGHLHPPLLSAFTRVLSDLLIKRNGVAIVATHSPVVLQEVPSSCVYILQKTGSESSAHRPDLETFGENVGILTRAVFDLEVTHSGFHQMLSKAVKAFGDYDSVVDYFNDELGLEARAIIRNLLAARRREETDQDA, via the coding sequence ATGTTAATTGAATATAAGAAATCACCTAGTTTTAGTCCACCCAGTTCACCACATTCGCAACTTTATCTTATTCATGACAATTGGAACGATTGGCGTGAATGGCATACCTTATATACCTTGGCTTATGTCGACAAAGAGGGCACCGTACATTATATCGGTGGAGTTAAAATTGGGCGTTTTGGTATGAGTCCTACAATAAATTATGGGAGACCAGAAATTCCTGAATCCTTCGATAGTTTAGGTGAGAATTTTTTTTCGCTTGGGCAAGATGATAGTTATTATGATAACCTTAACAACATCTGTGGTGAGGAAATTCGAATGAAGGTGTTTCAGGCGTTAAATGATATCGCATTTTATCCTACTTTGTTTGAAAAGGCGTTAAACGAAAGAGTAACTATGGATTCGCTCCTACGGGGTATTACACTGACAACAGTTATGGGACAGTTTCGTCATATGGCAAATGGTGGTGCCAGATTAACTCGTTATCGTTTTAAATACATTGAACCGTCTTTTGAAGGAGAAACACCTCTAGAACTTGATTTTTTGGTTGAACCAGAGTCAAACCCCCCCACAAATATACATATCCTAATTGGTCGCAACGGTGTTGGAAAAACACGGTTACTCACGAATATGATAAATTCTATAATCACGCCTAAACCTGAAGTTTATGGGGAGTTTACATCTAAGAATATGTACCATGAGAATATTTTCTCTAATCTTGTCGCGGTTTCCTTCAGTGCCTTTGATAAAACCGAACCATTGGACGAACAATCGAATAAAGATAAAGGAATACAGTACTCTTACGTAGGTCTAAAGCGACCAAAAACTAATGGAGATACGTATATTGCTTCACCAAAAAGTCCTGAAGAACTACAGCGTGAATTAATAACTAGTCTTATGGAGTGTAGAGTTGGAGCTAAAAAAAACCGATGGTTAAACGCTATAGAAATGTTGGAGACCGACCCCGTTTTTAAAGAATATGAGTTTTCTTCACTTATGCAAATGGACGAACCTGTATTCAAGAAAACCGCCCCAGTGCTATTTCGTAAGCTTAGTTCTGGTCATGCAATCGTATTGCTTACCATTACCAAACTGGTAGATAAGGTGGAGGACCGTTCCTTGGTCGTACTCGATGAACCTGAAGGGCATCTACATCCACCACTTCTCTCGGCATTTACACGCGTATTATCAGATCTATTAATTAAGAGGAATGGTGTTGCTATTGTAGCTACTCATTCTCCTGTGGTACTCCAAGAGGTACCTAGTAGTTGTGTCTATATCCTTCAGAAAACAGGGAGTGAATCTTCAGCACACCGACCCGATTTAGAGACATTTGGGGAGAATGTTGGCATTTTAACCAGAGCTGTCTTTGATTTAGAGGTTACCCATTCGGGCTTTCATCAAATGCTCTCTAAAGCTGTAAAGGCTTTCGGTGACTATGACAGCGTTGTTGATTACTTTAATGACGAGCTTGGTTTAGAGGCTAGAGCGATTATTAGAAACCTGTTAGCAGCACGTCGTCGAGAGGAAACAGATCAAGATGCGTAA
- a CDS encoding protein kinase domain-containing protein, which translates to MFSIFHAQFNDLFSFMNDKSYATGGGHYNADASRDLIDLIEQVRIVQSTLRDEFAFEINDYYEKLMGKCRSFLSKSRGSTIPEDFPSINLIEDQPIFILSEIKFIPGVKASVSTKLRFIGEGSYAKVFKYKDPHYGSFFAVKRAEHDLRPDELERFKNEFKDLKTLDCPFIIKAYSYDEEANEYVMEYADETLSKYIYRNNSTLTFKKRRVLVEQLFLAFKYIHSTGILHRDISYTNILVKNFGDSSTLLKVSDFGLVKRASSTLTRQGTEIKGAINDYTDLTAVGFENYEIRHETYALGKVIYFILTGRSNGYHREKNDALNEFISRAISPNKGIRFTSVDEMRDVLVGKVYPSLRISELSK; encoded by the coding sequence ATGTTTTCAATTTTCCATGCTCAGTTCAACGATTTATTTTCATTTATGAATGATAAAAGCTACGCAACTGGTGGCGGACATTACAATGCTGATGCAAGTAGAGATCTCATTGATCTAATTGAACAGGTCAGAATAGTTCAGTCTACACTCAGAGATGAATTTGCATTTGAGATAAATGACTATTATGAAAAATTAATGGGGAAATGCAGATCTTTTTTATCAAAAAGTAGAGGAAGTACAATCCCGGAAGATTTCCCTTCAATTAATCTTATAGAAGACCAACCTATTTTCATCCTCTCCGAAATTAAATTTATTCCAGGCGTGAAAGCAAGTGTATCAACAAAATTGCGATTTATAGGAGAAGGATCCTACGCAAAAGTATTCAAGTATAAAGACCCTCATTATGGTTCCTTTTTCGCTGTGAAAAGAGCAGAACACGACTTGCGACCCGATGAGTTGGAGCGGTTTAAGAATGAATTTAAAGATCTTAAAACCCTGGATTGCCCCTTCATTATCAAGGCATATAGCTATGATGAAGAAGCAAATGAATATGTCATGGAGTATGCAGACGAGACATTAAGCAAATACATTTATAGGAATAACAGTACACTAACATTTAAAAAAAGGAGGGTTTTGGTAGAACAATTATTTCTTGCATTTAAGTATATTCATTCAACAGGAATACTTCATAGAGACATTAGTTATACGAATATTTTAGTTAAAAATTTCGGAGACAGTTCGACATTATTAAAAGTCTCGGATTTTGGTTTGGTTAAACGCGCAAGCAGCACGCTAACCAGACAGGGGACCGAAATAAAAGGGGCTATCAATGACTACACTGACCTGACCGCAGTTGGTTTTGAAAATTACGAGATAAGACATGAAACATATGCTCTTGGAAAAGTGATTTATTTTATCCTTACTGGCCGATCTAACGGGTATCATCGAGAAAAAAATGATGCGCTGAATGAATTCATATCAAGAGCAATTTCACCTAATAAAGGAATTAGGTTTACTAGTGTAGATGAGATGAGGGATGTATTGGTCGGAAAGGTATATCCTTCTCTTCGAATAAGTGAATTAAGTAAATAA
- a CDS encoding DGQHR domain-containing protein, with translation MDTTLPNQVVIENVLVSKIRGKIAYQGNISASTIMGLYYVKPYDDPSGKGYQRPVDQKRSHDFAIYLSKGEDALFTPILLNAASKWEFVCYDRARPAYGRLICKGKASLMDGQHRLGGIKRYIQETNSDLNIPFLSFHYLDEDEEIRLFDTINTKAKGIGSSLSKYLRRDSDELSWVATQLLIQSGSPFHNNGSILGKRNKSRHITLQNLYRTLSLLFKNQKLSVFTKEEKLSLATFYFSTMKELFPSEWMDYKGQRLTHIVCLDALSIAGSQVLVTCIQEPRKQVDLTSAARHIKKLKGIEWSSEGPLKYVKGLSGSRTLASELLEQMIG, from the coding sequence ATGGACACAACACTTCCAAATCAAGTAGTTATAGAGAATGTTCTAGTCAGTAAAATCAGAGGTAAAATTGCCTATCAGGGTAATATATCTGCGTCAACCATAATGGGATTGTATTATGTAAAGCCATATGATGATCCGTCGGGTAAAGGATATCAAAGGCCAGTCGATCAAAAAAGAAGCCACGATTTTGCAATTTATCTTTCAAAAGGAGAAGATGCACTTTTCACACCTATCCTACTCAACGCTGCATCGAAGTGGGAGTTTGTTTGTTACGATCGTGCTCGACCGGCATATGGTCGTCTAATCTGTAAAGGTAAGGCCTCTTTAATGGATGGGCAACATCGTTTAGGGGGTATAAAGCGGTACATTCAAGAAACAAATTCGGATTTAAACATCCCGTTCCTTTCCTTTCATTATCTCGATGAAGATGAGGAGATTAGGCTTTTTGATACGATTAATACAAAAGCTAAAGGCATAGGCTCCTCATTAAGTAAATATTTACGTAGAGATTCTGATGAACTTAGTTGGGTTGCAACACAGCTCTTAATCCAGAGCGGTAGCCCCTTCCATAATAATGGAAGTATCCTCGGCAAACGTAACAAAAGCAGGCATATTACACTTCAAAACTTATACCGAACATTAAGCTTGTTGTTTAAAAATCAAAAACTAAGTGTTTTCACAAAGGAGGAAAAGCTTTCTCTTGCCACATTTTATTTCTCTACAATGAAGGAATTGTTCCCTTCAGAATGGATGGACTATAAAGGCCAACGCTTAACACATATTGTATGCTTAGATGCTCTATCAATCGCAGGTTCCCAAGTTCTTGTAACCTGCATACAGGAACCCCGTAAACAAGTCGATCTTACTTCAGCTGCACGTCATATTAAGAAACTTAAGGGGATCGAGTGGTCGAGTGAGGGGCCATTGAAGTATGTAAAGGGTTTGAGTGGTTCGAGAACGCTAGCCTCGGAGTTATTAGAGCAAATGATCGGTTAA
- a CDS encoding helix-turn-helix domain-containing protein, with protein sequence MAGLINQIGKQIRILRKNRGLTQEQLGEKVKLPQSYIGGVERGEKNISIETLERFILALKVSPSELFGTELPSDKEKILDLLKVLLQNRSLKEIEIIYNLSKDVLSAFDAKNAD encoded by the coding sequence ATGGCAGGGTTAATTAATCAAATCGGGAAACAAATACGTATTCTTCGAAAAAATCGTGGACTTACACAAGAGCAGTTGGGAGAGAAAGTAAAATTACCTCAGTCATATATCGGTGGTGTAGAGCGAGGGGAGAAGAACATCTCAATCGAAACCCTTGAGCGGTTCATTCTTGCTTTAAAAGTTAGCCCTTCTGAGTTATTTGGAACGGAACTACCTTCTGATAAGGAAAAGATTCTGGACTTACTCAAAGTGTTACTTCAAAATCGTAGCTTAAAAGAAATAGAGATCATTTACAACCTATCCAAAGACGTGCTAAGCGCTTTTGATGCCAAAAATGCTGATTAG
- a CDS encoding DNA polymerase IV, with amino-acid sequence MVPVIMLADCQSFYASVEKAARPEYRNSPVIVAGDPARRSGIVLAACPVAKKFGITTAETLGQALAKCPDAVVIRPRMQTYIDVSLMITEIFESFTDLVEPFSIDEQFLDVTGSLSYFGSPEEIAKRIQVKVMMSTGVWIRVGISSTKMLAKMATDIWAKKSETGIFTLPKSDIDSLLWPQPINKMFGVGSRMTAHFNRIGIATIGDIAKLPLGDFKRRMKLVMGKNSDIQAELYWQTANGIDPSAVTPGTHDHQQAIGHQTTLPRDYSHKEDIDVILLELSEEVCRRCRAKGYIGKVVSVGAQGADFDRPTGFFRQITIDDPTNITNEVFEAARKLFYTHWDEQPIRKLGIVVSNLSRDDEYQLSFFGNRERYKRLERTTDQIKNRYGSTAILRASSLLGAAQAQERSAKIGGHYR; translated from the coding sequence GTGGTGCCCGTAATAATGTTGGCGGATTGCCAATCATTTTATGCATCTGTTGAAAAGGCAGCACGTCCAGAATATCGCAATAGTCCCGTTATTGTGGCCGGAGATCCGGCTAGAAGATCAGGCATCGTCTTAGCAGCATGTCCTGTGGCCAAAAAGTTTGGAATAACTACGGCAGAAACATTGGGTCAGGCTCTCGCTAAATGTCCTGATGCAGTCGTTATACGTCCTCGCATGCAGACTTATATCGATGTATCACTAATGATTACTGAGATCTTTGAATCCTTTACAGACTTAGTTGAGCCATTTTCAATTGACGAGCAATTTTTGGATGTGACCGGATCGCTTTCTTATTTTGGATCTCCAGAAGAAATTGCAAAACGAATACAAGTCAAGGTAATGATGTCTACCGGTGTTTGGATTAGGGTGGGTATAAGTTCAACGAAGATGTTGGCGAAAATGGCAACTGACATATGGGCTAAAAAAAGTGAAACGGGTATCTTCACACTTCCTAAAAGCGATATAGATAGTCTGTTATGGCCTCAGCCCATCAACAAAATGTTCGGTGTCGGTTCACGGATGACGGCTCACTTTAACCGAATAGGCATTGCGACAATTGGCGATATAGCCAAACTTCCACTTGGTGATTTCAAACGTAGAATGAAACTTGTTATGGGTAAAAATAGTGATATACAAGCTGAATTGTATTGGCAAACTGCGAACGGCATAGACCCAAGCGCAGTTACGCCAGGCACACACGATCATCAACAAGCTATTGGACATCAAACGACTTTGCCGCGTGACTATTCCCATAAGGAGGATATCGACGTCATACTGCTTGAGTTAAGCGAAGAAGTTTGTCGCCGTTGTCGTGCCAAAGGCTACATCGGAAAAGTGGTATCCGTAGGAGCTCAAGGTGCTGACTTTGACAGACCTACGGGATTTTTTAGACAAATCACGATTGACGATCCAACCAATATAACCAATGAGGTGTTTGAAGCAGCTCGGAAGTTGTTTTATACCCATTGGGATGAACAACCGATTCGAAAACTTGGAATAGTGGTATCAAATTTGAGCCGTGATGATGAGTACCAACTTTCCTTCTTCGGTAATAGAGAAAGGTACAAAAGGCTAGAACGCACCACAGATCAAATAAAGAATCGCTACGGAAGCACAGCGATTTTGCGCGCATCATCTTTATTGGGAGCAGCACAAGCTCAAGAGCGTAGTGCGAAAATAGGAGGGCACTATAGATGA
- a CDS encoding lasso peptide biosynthesis B2 protein: MKLSSGISSFLLIIEAIISLVVVWILLRLFKMKTINWRYETNRSNPALIRRIYNAIWTVSQYMPISCRCLEVASAVKFVAAVHRLKVTVVVGIKSCPFVSHAWINSHDLQMGVENPEDYKVIGEF; the protein is encoded by the coding sequence TTGAAATTATCCAGTGGTATTTCGTCTTTTCTGTTAATAATCGAGGCAATTATTTCGTTAGTAGTGGTCTGGATCCTTTTACGATTATTTAAAATGAAGACAATTAATTGGCGTTATGAAACTAATCGTTCAAATCCAGCTCTTATTAGAAGGATTTATAATGCTATATGGACCGTCAGTCAATATATGCCCATTTCATGTAGATGTTTAGAGGTTGCCAGTGCTGTTAAATTTGTGGCTGCAGTTCATCGCTTAAAAGTAACAGTTGTAGTTGGAATCAAATCTTGCCCATTTGTATCCCATGCCTGGATTAATTCACATGATTTACAAATGGGTGTTGAAAACCCAGAAGACTATAAAGTTATAGGAGAATTTTAA
- a CDS encoding asparagine synthetase B family protein — translation MHNLHDFYGEVGDTQSLINTDFTSKLLLWGKSCFLSSKKNEVLESDTRFTIAVRGAGLKASHVLKLINMEGINGLKKVDGNCSVVVIDRNKQTIVMYRGPVGRYPLYWRQRDNMISWSTDINHLEKETLDALYFYRYFIGMGLVDCWEETPYKGIHRVPRGQAIIFNKFARPEVLFNDQLNPKTGMENIGETEVFEQYLNLLQNSLIKHRGQSALFECSGGLDSSSLLIANKQLNHTGDSSITYRWSALKGLDESNQAQMISQQADIPWNIVEADELLPMSHIHTFAEEHFPDEPSLDLFFYPWRVPIFQMAKRLGHKNIISGHGADHLLQGNYCFIADLLKQMKIKTAWQHALSASDAAFASGLKAFWFLKSYGLFPLLHLSQKPPLISNWDPAIHNRFITPSFMVDFGEVKTIMRDMENDIKKIKLNTEYATQLSRTMSTITQISDSEALGRNFGIELNFPYIDRPLIEFILGLPYSYTIQGSEAKVITKRIFKKYFPKDFVRVQGDYYRLTFLALQKYWTDIMNLIVNSPLCEAGIISRERTIDFLEKWRAGKEVDSTSTIIALISACFWISKSKMSF, via the coding sequence ATGCATAATTTACACGATTTTTATGGGGAAGTAGGTGATACCCAATCATTGATCAACACGGATTTTACCTCCAAATTATTGTTATGGGGAAAGTCTTGCTTCTTAAGCTCGAAGAAGAATGAAGTTCTTGAATCTGATACGAGGTTTACAATTGCGGTTAGAGGGGCAGGTTTAAAGGCTTCTCACGTTCTTAAACTAATTAATATGGAAGGAATAAATGGTTTAAAAAAGGTTGATGGCAACTGTTCAGTAGTAGTAATTGACCGAAATAAACAAACAATAGTTATGTACCGGGGACCAGTTGGAAGGTATCCTCTTTATTGGAGACAAAGAGACAATATGATTAGTTGGTCGACTGATATAAACCATTTGGAAAAAGAAACACTAGACGCGCTATATTTCTATAGATACTTCATAGGAATGGGTTTAGTTGATTGCTGGGAAGAAACTCCATACAAGGGGATACATCGAGTGCCCAGAGGTCAGGCAATCATATTTAATAAATTCGCTAGGCCGGAAGTTCTTTTTAATGACCAATTGAATCCGAAAACAGGAATGGAAAATATAGGTGAAACAGAGGTGTTTGAACAATACCTAAATCTATTACAAAACTCATTAATTAAGCACCGGGGACAGTCCGCTCTATTCGAATGTAGTGGTGGATTAGACTCGTCGTCGCTCTTAATTGCTAATAAACAATTAAACCATACTGGTGACAGTTCAATTACATATAGATGGAGTGCTTTAAAGGGTCTTGATGAAAGTAATCAGGCTCAAATGATATCACAACAAGCCGATATCCCATGGAATATCGTAGAGGCTGATGAACTATTACCTATGTCTCACATTCATACTTTTGCTGAAGAGCATTTTCCAGACGAACCATCACTAGATTTATTTTTCTATCCTTGGCGGGTACCCATATTCCAAATGGCTAAAAGATTGGGTCATAAAAACATAATAAGTGGACATGGAGCCGATCATTTATTACAAGGAAATTACTGCTTCATAGCAGATTTACTAAAGCAAATGAAAATTAAAACTGCATGGCAACATGCACTAAGCGCTTCAGATGCTGCCTTCGCTAGTGGATTAAAAGCATTCTGGTTTTTGAAGTCATATGGATTGTTTCCTTTATTACATTTATCTCAGAAACCACCATTAATATCAAACTGGGATCCAGCTATTCACAATAGGTTTATAACCCCTAGTTTTATGGTAGATTTCGGAGAGGTAAAAACAATAATGAGAGATATGGAGAATGATATTAAAAAAATTAAACTAAATACTGAGTATGCAACACAACTAAGTAGAACCATGAGTACTATTACACAGATATCAGATTCTGAAGCTTTGGGACGTAACTTTGGTATCGAATTAAACTTTCCGTACATAGATAGACCATTAATTGAATTTATTCTTGGTCTTCCATATAGTTATACAATCCAAGGAAGTGAAGCAAAGGTTATTACAAAACGTATATTTAAAAAATATTTTCCAAAAGATTTTGTAAGAGTACAGGGCGATTATTATCGACTAACTTTTTTGGCTCTACAAAAATATTGGACAGATATCATGAATTTGATTGTAAATAGTCCATTATGTGAGGCAGGGATAATTTCAAGAGAAAGAACAATTGATTTTCTAGAAAAATGGCGTGCTGGGAAAGAAGTAGATTCAACAAGTACTATTATTGCATTAATAAGTGCTTGTTTCTGGATAAGTAAATCGAAAATGTCATTTTAA
- a CDS encoding ABC transporter ATP-binding protein, which yields MSFHNVKRILAPFAKEKVLVVFSVLAGVLAALLNISRPILLGKIISELVEGSYYNAMWQWYIALYFLTWLLTWSISFLLDYLAARVSQNILINFRLNILRHFIRLPFLESEKMPPGRLGMYATSDLPNWSNLYGIVLAQVVHAISQFIGAAIALSSLDAKLTLYLVPFLVVSLLIPILSSRKMIGLSKSAQDGISSVMEDVSSLSQGIRDLISFQAGKWAMDRYKKSCETAYKAVIKRDLAQSGLRIVSGATEIVAYVLILIVGSGLVERKELGVGELVAFLATIELIFFPARYANSLFSQIQYSVASAKRVWEFIDLHEDKTIIPHANGVQMSSVSFTYPGATKKTLDNINLDVQAGKLIAVVGESGSGKSTLLQIIAGLYKPTDGNVNYLKGANTPICCAWQDPHLFHSTVSDNLSLGQSFQLDELRNVAISVNVDHMVMNLPNRYDDQVINRGENFSGGERRRLSLVRALVRQPEFLILDEPTAGLDSENARIVWQSILELGPDVTKVISTHQMEEARQADLIIVLKEGKVIRSGSPKDLIGEHGHYAILT from the coding sequence ATGAGTTTCCACAATGTAAAAAGAATATTAGCTCCTTTTGCAAAAGAGAAAGTACTAGTAGTGTTCTCGGTATTAGCTGGGGTATTGGCTGCCCTTTTAAATATATCTAGACCAATTCTCCTTGGAAAGATTATTAGCGAGTTGGTTGAGGGCTCCTACTACAACGCTATGTGGCAGTGGTATATCGCATTATATTTCCTTACCTGGCTACTTACGTGGTCCATTTCGTTCCTTTTAGATTATCTTGCGGCCAGAGTTAGTCAAAACATATTAATTAATTTTCGATTGAATATTCTTCGTCACTTCATACGTCTACCATTTCTGGAAAGTGAGAAGATGCCCCCAGGAAGGCTTGGGATGTACGCGACATCTGATCTTCCAAACTGGTCAAATCTCTACGGAATCGTATTGGCACAGGTTGTACACGCAATTTCACAATTTATTGGCGCAGCGATTGCACTTTCAAGTCTCGATGCCAAGCTTACATTATATTTAGTGCCATTTTTAGTAGTAAGTCTTCTAATACCCATCCTCAGTAGTCGTAAAATGATAGGTTTAAGTAAAAGTGCTCAAGATGGAATCAGTAGTGTCATGGAAGATGTGTCAAGTTTATCGCAGGGAATACGTGATCTTATCAGCTTTCAGGCTGGAAAATGGGCAATGGATCGTTATAAAAAATCATGTGAAACTGCATATAAAGCTGTGATTAAACGTGACTTGGCACAATCTGGATTACGAATAGTAAGTGGAGCAACAGAAATTGTTGCTTATGTCTTAATATTGATAGTTGGAAGTGGGCTTGTCGAAAGAAAAGAATTGGGTGTTGGAGAATTGGTGGCTTTTTTGGCGACTATAGAACTAATCTTCTTTCCTGCTCGTTATGCAAATAGTTTATTTAGTCAAATTCAGTATTCTGTTGCATCAGCGAAACGCGTGTGGGAATTTATAGATTTACATGAAGATAAAACTATTATTCCACATGCAAATGGTGTTCAAATGAGTTCAGTTAGTTTTACCTATCCAGGGGCAACAAAAAAAACATTAGATAATATCAACTTGGATGTTCAAGCGGGAAAGCTAATTGCTGTTGTTGGAGAAAGTGGGTCTGGAAAGTCTACTTTGCTCCAAATTATTGCAGGTTTATACAAGCCTACTGATGGGAATGTAAATTACTTGAAAGGCGCGAATACGCCAATATGTTGCGCTTGGCAAGATCCACATCTATTTCACAGCACTGTTTCGGATAACTTGTCTCTAGGACAAAGTTTTCAATTAGACGAGTTGCGAAATGTTGCGATTAGTGTGAATGTAGATCATATGGTTATGAACCTTCCGAACAGATACGATGATCAAGTGATTAACAGAGGAGAAAATTTTTCTGGAGGAGAAAGGCGACGATTATCATTGGTTCGAGCACTTGTTCGTCAACCAGAATTTTTGATCTTAGATGAGCCAACAGCAGGTTTAGATTCTGAGAATGCAAGGATCGTTTGGCAATCAATATTAGAACTAGGTCCTGATGTAACTAAAGTGATCAGTACACATCAAATGGAGGAAGCAAGACAAGCAGACCTTATTATCGTTCTTAAAGAAGGAAAAGTAATTAGGTCAGGTTCTCCCAAGGATCTTATAGGTGAGCATGGTCATTACGCTATACTGACTTAA
- a CDS encoding PqqD family protein, which produces MKYKIMETVSSVDIDGQRYLMDSKTANYFSLDPISIYVWEMLKESNDFETIVIRVVAEYNAQKEDVIVDIQSFIHDLIENGLLKVVS; this is translated from the coding sequence TTGAAATACAAAATTATGGAAACTGTTTCAAGTGTTGACATTGACGGACAACGATATTTAATGGATTCAAAAACAGCTAATTACTTTTCTTTAGATCCAATTAGTATATATGTTTGGGAAATGTTGAAGGAGAGTAATGATTTTGAAACCATAGTAATAAGGGTTGTAGCAGAGTATAATGCTCAAAAAGAGGACGTAATCGTAGATATTCAATCCTTTATTCATGATCTAATTGAAAATGGATTGTTAAAGGTAGTATCTTAA
- a CDS encoding IS110 family transposase, with product MKVIIERSCGMDVHKDSITACIITPEGKEIQTFSTKTVFLLKLIDWIKEQGCTHVTMESTGVFWKPIVNLLEAESIEFLVVNATHMKAVPGRKTDVKDAEWIAELLRHGLLTASYIPNRNQRELRELVRYRRSIIEERARQHNRIQKVLEGANIKLSSVVSDILGVSSRDMLHAIADGEEDPEKLASFARRTMKRKKDELELALRGYVNPHQRLMIKTILNHIEFLNEQVEKLDREVSQRVTSFQEDVERLDSIPGIATRMAEQILSEIGTDIEKQFPSAAHLCSWAGLVPGHNESAGKRRKSSKAKKGNKYLKSALTEAAHSVRGSKNYLGALYRRTAARKGKKRAAISVAHAMLRISYYLLTRKEMYVDLGEDYFEKQKQQFIVRHSVQRLEKLGYTVTITEAS from the coding sequence ATGAAGGTAATCATTGAACGATCGTGTGGTATGGATGTTCATAAGGACAGTATTACTGCATGCATCATTACACCAGAAGGAAAGGAGATTCAAACATTTTCAACTAAGACTGTTTTCTTATTAAAGCTAATTGACTGGATTAAAGAACAAGGGTGCACCCATGTAACAATGGAAAGCACGGGTGTTTTTTGGAAGCCAATCGTCAATTTATTGGAAGCAGAATCAATTGAATTTTTGGTGGTTAATGCTACTCATATGAAAGCAGTTCCCGGAAGAAAAACAGATGTCAAAGATGCAGAATGGATCGCTGAACTTCTCCGACATGGGTTACTTACAGCTAGCTATATTCCCAATCGAAATCAGCGCGAGTTGAGAGAGCTAGTTCGATATCGTCGAAGCATAATTGAAGAGCGAGCCCGACAACATAACCGAATTCAAAAGGTTTTAGAGGGCGCCAACATTAAACTCTCTTCTGTTGTATCCGATATTTTAGGAGTTTCCAGTCGAGATATGCTTCATGCAATTGCTGATGGTGAGGAAGATCCTGAGAAACTTGCAAGCTTCGCTCGCCGTACTATGAAACGAAAAAAAGACGAACTAGAGTTAGCTCTTCGAGGATATGTGAACCCACACCAACGTCTTATGATAAAAACCATCTTAAATCACATTGAATTTCTGAATGAACAAGTCGAAAAATTAGACCGTGAGGTCTCTCAGCGAGTCACTTCTTTCCAAGAAGATGTTGAACGATTAGACTCCATACCAGGAATTGCTACTCGTATGGCTGAACAAATCTTATCTGAAATTGGAACAGATATTGAGAAACAATTTCCAAGTGCAGCACATTTATGTTCATGGGCAGGACTAGTGCCTGGGCACAACGAAAGCGCCGGAAAAAGAAGAAAGTCATCTAAAGCAAAAAAAGGAAACAAATATTTAAAATCTGCATTAACGGAAGCAGCTCATTCAGTAAGAGGCTCGAAAAATTACCTCGGTGCTTTGTATAGGCGAACAGCAGCACGAAAAGGTAAAAAACGAGCAGCAATTTCTGTAGCTCATGCCATGCTAAGAATCTCCTATTATCTACTTACCCGCAAAGAAATGTATGTCGATTTAGGAGAAGATTATTTTGAGAAGCAAAAACAGCAGTTCATAGTAAGACATTCCGTTCAAAGATTAGAAAAGCTGGGATATACCGTTACTATTACTGAAGCCTCTTAA